The nucleotide sequence TTACCCAGCAGGATGATGGCCCACACCAGCCCGATTAAGCTGAGTGCGGTGAACTGGGCGGCGCTGCCCATGTCCTTGGCGTTCTTTGACAGCGGGTGCAGTTCTAGGGAGATACGGTCGATCGCCGCTTCAATCGCCGAATTGAGCAGCTCAACGATCAGCGCCAGCACACACACGGCGACCAGCATTGCACGTTCGACGCGGCTGACATCCAAGAAAAAAGCCAACGGCACCAGCACCAGGTTGATCAACAGCAATTGGCGAAACGCGGCTTCACCGGTGAAGGCGGCGCGCAGCCCCGCTAGCGAATAACCCGTGGCATTGAGAATACGTTTGTAGCCGGTTTGACCTTTAAATGGCGACATCATCACGACCGTATGCGGGAAAGCCGGGCAGGCTAC is from Pseudomonas sp. TMP9 and encodes:
- a CDS encoding diacylglycerol kinase translates to MMMSPFKGQTGYKRILNATGYSLAGLRAAFTGEAAFRQLLLINLVLVPLAFFLDVSRVERAMLVAVCVLALIVELLNSAIEAAIDRISLELHPLSKNAKDMGSAAQFTALSLIGLVWAIILLGNPAF